The sequence CCAACTTCTAAGGAATCTGGAAATGACCCCAAATTTTCAGCAAATTCAGCACTAATTAAGGAGTACAAAAAGCAACGACTACATACCGATTGCTGAACATGCTTAATGAACCAGCTACCAGAACTCGGGCATTATTTCTTGCCTGCAATAAAAGAACATTTAGCCTCATTCATACTTTAAAACAGCACACACAAAAAGGCTCATCATAGTGAAGGTACCAAAGCAAGAAAAACTGTTGTTTCATCACAATTTATTTACaccaaaaatatttcaaaccTCGTATACATTCAAATATTCTTAACAGTAGTTGGGAGATACTTCAACAAAGTATACAACACAAAAACCATAAACTTACTGTGCAAGTTGCTAATACAACTTATGGAGAAGGGAAGAGTAAGAAGTTATACCTGCACAATTGACACTAAAGAGATAGCAGATCCAGTAAGTGATGGAGGACTCGACAACTTGGTCTTTGGATTAGCCGAATAGGATGAAGGAGAAGCGGAGAGAACTTTTAACACCTGAAAAAATGGGGATATATAGATCAAAACGTGAAGTTGAAATAACATCGCTTAAGTTACAGATGCTGCCACAACTGAACAAATGAAGGCATATCTTACCAAGCTATTGGAAGGATTTAATGTATGACCAATCCCCTGGAAAAGCACGGGAGCCTGTAACAAGTTCATAAGAGAATCAATCAGAAATCACATCATAAAACTCTCTAACTACTGAAATTGCAATTAACTCTGAATTGCACACGAACATTAACAAAAACTGATTGTAATCGAAATACTTAAACAAGAAGGTTCTAGCAACGTGCAGATTATTTAGACTAGTAATAATTTACTTACTTCAATTTTGTTGCTGCCCAATATAACATCAGAGTCAATAAAATCATCACTAGCAATTAATGTATGATCTCCTTCCGTCTCCAAAACAGCATAGCTAGTGTGATCAATAACCATTGCCAAAGGatcctaaataaaaaaaaaaaaattattagacctaaaatttaataacattaaaagtaaaagagaGGTAAAACAAACCTCATCGAAATCAACGCCAGTTTCGGTGGCAACATCACGAATTAAATCAGAAGCATTAATATCAGCAGCAATTATCAGATCACGACCAGAATCAACAAAACTCAAAATAGCACCTTGATCAATCGATCCACCAAACCCTaagtaaaaggaaaaagaaacacaaCAATAAAGTAATAAGTAATTGCCATTgtctatattaataaaattgaaaaaaaaaatgataaatgagAAACTGACGTTCTGCGTATGGGCAAAAGAGAATTAAAGCATCGTAGTAATACTGGCCGTAACGCTGGAGTGCGATCTTAGGATCGTCAGCGAGCTTGAACTCGAGATTGAAGCCCCGAGATTTTAGGGAATTGAAGTATAGAGAGTGTGATGATTTGATTGCAAAATCGTCTAATATAACGAGGACACGTCCATCTTTTGGAGATTCTGGATTGAAGGAATTGCAGTGAAAAGGAAGAAACTGAAGTATTGAAATCAAGAAGATTATGACATTTTTtgacattttcattttttgttcttttcttttaattaagatttggGGTTTTAGAGAGTGCCACTGTGGAGTGAGAAATCTTGCGGGgttctattaatatttctaCTCTGTTTGAGGGCGCGTCGGGCGTGAGGACGTGCCCGGGTGTCGTCTATTCAGCTACGACGTGTCGTTGGTCTGGGTAGCAATAACAAAGATTTTACCCCATATGCCAATGAGACGTACAACTTGAACCCGGGGCGGCATTTCCCGCCATCTCCTTTTGAGGTTTCCAGTCTATTTCAGGAGGGTCGGGATGATTAATATGGCCAAGCTGGAATACACCActatggaaaaagaaaaaaaaggactTTACCCGTATAAAATCTAGCCTTTTCTTGCCAGGTACACAACCACCGCTCTTTCCCAcatgaaaaatcaaaaaaagtTTTTACCTTCTATACTATGACTCTTCAATAAATTATGGAATTTTGAGCATGAATAGTTTGGTCTCTGTATTCTGCAGAAAAGTTTCAACTGTGAGAGTAACCGAAGAATGTTTGCAACAGCATTGAATTCTGACATCCTCTAGCATAAACAACGTAAATGGCAATAATTAGCCCAACCAAGAAGTATTACATAGAAATGGATATCAAGAATCAAACATAAACCTGTGTACTTGAGGCTGTTGACTTCACTTTTCTTCTTAGCTGTGCATGCTGGCATTCTGTCCATACAGTAGTATTCTTCTTGTAATGTCGATCT comes from Ricinus communis isolate WT05 ecotype wild-type chromosome 5, ASM1957865v1, whole genome shotgun sequence and encodes:
- the LOC8279531 gene encoding dolichyl-diphosphooligosaccharide--protein glycosyltransferase 48 kDa subunit-like — translated: MKMSKNVIIFLISILQFLPFHCNSFNPESPKDGRVLVILDDFAIKSSHSLYFNSLKSRGFNLEFKLADDPKIALQRYGQYYYDALILFCPYAERFGGSIDQGAILSFVDSGRDLIIAADINASDLIRDVATETGVDFDEDPLAMVIDHTSYAVLETEGDHTLIASDDFIDSDVILGSNKIEAPVLFQGIGHTLNPSNSLVLKVLSASPSSYSANPKTKLSSPPSLTGSAISLVSIVQARNNARVLVAGSLSMFSNRFLRSWVQKAGSSTRHERSGNEQFLTELSKWVFHERGHLKAENVRYKKVGEGDEPAMYRINDDLEYSVEIYEWSGTNWQPYVADDVQLQFYMMSPYVLKNLSTDKKGLYYTAFKVPDVYGVFQFKIDYQRLGYTSLSLSKQIPVRPYRHNEYERFIPAAYPYYGAAFSMMAGFFVFTVVHLYNK